Proteins encoded together in one Chryseobacterium sp. G0201 window:
- a CDS encoding MotA/TolQ/ExbB proton channel family protein: MEMNVSKNDEQLVARKAGGLNPAVIIPILFVIGVCIYLFVLGSPGNFKDADKLGGGSVAFSSVEGKDIHPESFLGIIYKGGVIVPILITFMITVIVFSFERYFVLGKASGKGNLDNFVVQVRSLLNQNKIDEALEECDRQEGSVGNVVKEGLTTYKALSHDTTLNKEQKMVALNKAIEEATTLEMPMLEKNMMILSTLGTVATLIALLGTVIGMIKAFFALGSGGGTPDAAALSTGISEALINTALGIGTSAIAIILYNYFTSRIDGLTYKIDEIAMSIQQSFAEFN; the protein is encoded by the coding sequence ATGGAAATGAATGTTTCAAAAAATGATGAGCAATTAGTTGCTAGAAAAGCAGGAGGTTTAAACCCAGCTGTTATTATTCCTATTTTATTCGTTATAGGAGTTTGTATCTATTTATTCGTTCTTGGGAGCCCAGGAAATTTTAAAGACGCAGATAAACTAGGTGGTGGTTCTGTAGCTTTCTCAAGTGTTGAAGGAAAAGACATTCACCCAGAGTCGTTTTTAGGTATTATCTACAAAGGAGGGGTTATCGTACCAATCTTGATTACTTTCATGATCACTGTAATCGTTTTCTCTTTTGAAAGGTATTTCGTACTTGGTAAAGCTTCTGGAAAAGGAAACTTAGACAATTTCGTAGTACAAGTAAGAAGCCTACTTAATCAAAACAAAATTGATGAAGCTTTAGAAGAGTGTGACAGACAAGAAGGATCTGTAGGTAACGTAGTGAAAGAAGGTCTTACTACTTACAAAGCTCTTTCTCATGACACTACATTAAACAAGGAGCAGAAAATGGTAGCTCTTAACAAAGCTATTGAAGAGGCTACTACTCTTGAGATGCCAATGTTAGAGAAGAACATGATGATTCTTTCTACTTTAGGTACTGTTGCAACTTTGATCGCACTATTAGGAACAGTAATCGGGATGATTAAAGCATTCTTCGCATTAGGTTCTGGTGGTGGTACTCCAGATGCAGCTGCACTTTCTACAGGTATCTCTGAAGCATTGATCAACACAGCTTTAGGTATTGGTACTTCAGCTATCGCTATTATCCTTTACAATTATTTTACATCTAGAATTGACGGATTAACTTACAAGATCGACGAGATCGCAATGAGTATCCAGCAGTCTTTCGCTGAGTTCAACTAA